The sequence below is a genomic window from Montipora capricornis isolate CH-2021 chromosome 14, ASM3666992v2, whole genome shotgun sequence.
TGGAAGTACGATCGAATGGAAGAAAGGTACGATCCAATGGAACACGGATACGATCCAATGGAATGCAAGTCGCGATTAGATTGCATTTTTGTCCAGAATGCCCCTCCATACTCAATACATGAATCTATCAGAGTAAAAACACAATAACTGCTATGGAGCGTGACCTGCAATGAAGAATCTGCGGCAAAGCGCAAGAGTCAGTAGCACATATTCTGGCTTGATTTTCTGCGCTTCAACAGTTCAAAGGATACCACATACATGTAGCAGCACAGTATCATCCTAGATGTAATGGGAGGATACTCCAAAGGACTCAAGAGAACTGTTAGGGTTTTAGTGGGAAGGAAGAGTAAAGAAGTcttgataaaaattcaaaagttgGTGTTAGCTTCAAGTTTACACGCTGCTCGCCACTTCAAAAtaatagaccctatgcaaaaatggctgcctttaatttattcttttgttcctattcaaaatagcccaactaacctcgtttttgagacaaaaattctaaagaatttgtcatcccgaacgaggttagttgggctattttaaatatgaacaaaagaataatttaaaggcagccatttttgcatagggtctatgacATAAGATAAGATACTAGTAGAACATTTTGTAAGTATTTTAATGTGATATCTCAGACAAGTAgatttgaaagttttttttttcaagctctACTTAGAAGACATTTTAATGTATTAGTTTCTACAattggtttttttaaattttaatttccttatttccCATTTGCCTTTAGGTTATGCAACAGCGCCCTACTGTGcctcattctcgtcaccagagcctcgggtcgacccaaggctctgggaaactctgcgtGGGAGAACGTGCGCCGTAGGGTTCCAATAGCCAAAAATTGTCTATTTgagccttacggcgcctgctcactcctcgtgctaacatgaatgcaccaatcagagacgcttttgattgttctccacgaaaaccaatgagaagacactttgtttcagggttccccagagctcttctctccctcggtcaagagaagagctctgggatcGAGATTGACTGTGCCTTAGCTATCGTTTAGCATACATAAGTTCACACTGCTATAcaataaatttaataaaattaataataataataataataataataataataatttattactgttGTAGCGTGCAAATTTTGTTCATGTAGATTTTGCATGCATACAGTTTttgcagttacatgtatgtaaattaaTGATAATATTTAGAGTATGGGTATAATGTGTGATCAACGTGAGAACACCTCATCACTCCTTTTGTTCACTCTGAAAATAATGTATTAAATAATGTCTACTGTAGAATTTGATCAAGTGTTCGTGGTCACCTGATGGACTAATGATATCTTCAGGATCAGCCGACAGGTATATTGCAGTTCTTCGCTTATTATAAATTGTGcatcaccctgctagcagagcctttcttttgcttgctcgattttggcgttctcgagaaaggctctgcatgaatcgagtaagatctttattgaatatgcgctgcatgttgccaggatacagtctcaaacccaagcctaatatgccagatctcactgccatcttggtttttcatggtacagcgggctaggttataaccatcggttttgtcactaaatggacgctcgcactggaaaaaccggtttaacgagagaaaacaagattgaagtttgagctgcggcggcttcaaagagttgacgcgattcgggcagagcctccttttctcctccttagtaaagaaaaagacaaaaggaggctctgctcgcagggtgattGTGCATATGACAAGTTGAAGATTTGGGTTGTTGTTTTGCCCTTTAAAAAGTGGAATACAGTGTATGTGACCCCCAACGATCCCTCCATGGCAAAGATTTGTGAAAAAGTGTTGTAACTTCAAATTTgcccttcaattttttttttttaccgtgtAATTTTTCTTATAGATTTGTCTATGTTTGGGATACAAACTCTAGAAGAATTCTGTACAAACTACCAGGACATGATGGATCAGTGAATGATGTAGACTTTCACCCAAATGAACTGATTTGTGagtaatcttttttttattCCTAAATCTGCTAGAGGCATTGGCCTATTCTCTGAAAAGGTGCTTTATGAACTGTACCCTTAAACTAAAAGTAagcaattaaaatttaaaaaactttcTCCATCTAAAGCTTTTTAAAATACGAACTTTTGTCTGTGTGATCTACAGTCTTTGACGGGTAAAAGGAAATGAACGAGTGGTAATGACTGAAATTTAGAATTTAATTACCGGTATGTagcataattaagtaaagtacgatcgtccgggtgagtgtagtcctgagaaggactgtttgagatgacattgactgacgtttcggaAAGCTGAGCGCAAGTCCTCTTCATAGTCAAGTGATCGTTTCTAACGTCAGTAGATattataagaactccggtcgtacaTGTCATTGGttaacttattcgtgatgttattggtcgactgtcacttgagcctagatgtaattggctgggaagactaaacagtgattggtgcgttttgATCCgcctataggtctaaggtctgcacgtgtatcgtagaatatgTTAGGCAGTACTGTGGTAAGAGTacatcagtgtgttgtttaactggtgatgtcgtcgatgagtcgtttgtaaggtgtgggaagttgtaggcatcggtttattggtgtctgtcaataacatcacgaataagttgaccaatgacatctacgactggagttcttatagtatctactgacgttactctgaagatgacttccgctcaggttgtcgaaacgtctgTCAATGTCACCTCAAACACTCCTTCTCAGGGCTACtttccttaattaattaatgatatgactcctgggttcaaaccatttacgataaTTATGTAGATAACAAAATGGTGGAAATTGTGAATTTGCAATGCACTTTTTTTGATCTAGTATTTCTATTGTAATTTCTGTCAAAGACCGCATTTCACTCAGTCGAAATTtcgtattgaaaaaaaatttagccGGAGAACGTTTCTTAAATTAAAGTGTTTTACGCGGGCTACAGTCCCTCATTATTTCTAAAAGGCTAGGACTTGAACAATGATGCACATCAAAGTCAAGTCAAGAAGCCAATGACAAGAACAGTGGCTGTGTTGGTTTAAGCATGCAACatattaattgattgattgattgattaatagTTGTACTGTACCTTTCTCAATTTTTAGTGATATCTTGCGGAAGTGATAAGAAAATCTACCTTGGGGAGTTGCAAGCATAATGAACATCAAAAACTATAcacattgattgattgattgattgattaatagTTGTACTGTACCTTTCTCAATTTTTAGTGATGTCTTGCGGAAGTGATAAGAAAATCTACCTTGGGGAGTTGCAAGCATAATGAACATCAAGAACTATACCCTTCCGAGAAACTGGAATGGATGTAccaaaaatgtgtttttacatACAGTACTCAAGCAGTGTCCTCTTCATAAGCTCTCTTTGGATgttctcttcaatttcttcaatgaaaatgacATGTTATGCATGTAGTGAGGTTCATACGGATCTGTACAGTTTCCTGTTCATAAAGTAATACGTGTACTTTGTTCTTAGGCAGGTTTCTTGATTTGCATATTTCGGAGACTTTTTTAGTGATcgtttttaatattttcaagTTGCTGatatttttgttcttgtttaaaaGCCTCTTTGTAAATGTGTTTATGTACTTGTCTAAGAAACATACTGTACACTTTGTCCAAGATATTTGACACGGAAGCTAGAAAAAGAGGGAGCTTTTGAGCACCCAAGACAAGACTAttgatttaaaatttttttttaattatcacCATAAATGACAATTTTGTGTGCGCTCTATCACTTTTCATTTGCTGGAGATCTAATTTAAATTTGCTTTCAACCTTCTCTTTCACCTAGAACAAGATAAGATCACAAGGTGATTTGTTTGTTCATGTaaatgcaagttttttttttaaaactgacaATGTagtatatattattattataacataacaaaggaaaagcgtgcgctctgattggtcaattaccATTTACTATTTGCCCACGGGTGAATGGTTTTAACGAAAACACTGACACATGCGCCAGGGAAAAAAATCCTTAAACAAtgatcattgtcattgtcattgggGTCAGCTTTGATCAGTTCGAACCTCTCAATTACAAGATTAGGTCTTCTATTGACAATAAACAAACGACAGTTACTGCTGCCGTTTTTCTAGCTTTGACACTATCTATCATCGTATATTGCTTTTTAAACACGCTTTTCCTTCAACAGAAACGCATCTTCAGAATTATAAGTGGAGCTCATTATCTTGCTCATACGGCGCCCATTTGACTACCAAATTAGTGCTCCTGCGCAAGAACGACTGGACACTTAACACGTCATTGACATTGTAGGAGACTATGCCATTTGGGTAACCATTCTGGACTTCAGATGAGAAAAAGATgccttttctttaaaaaaaaaacgactttCACTGATTTATATAGCAAGTGAGACTCTTTTGCTccaagaaaatacaaaattaatttaatatacTTTGACCTATCGATGCTTACGAATACCTTATTACCAGAATCTCTTTCTGATCTTAATATCCTTGATATTTTTAACATTAAAGTTTTTCTTGTAGTTTGCTTTTtgtattatcattatcatcttcCTATTACTTTTGATAATCTTTTCTCTGCCCATCATCAAGTACATAGGTACGACACTGTTTAAGCAAAGTTCAGTGCCAACTTGTAACTTAACGGTATAatgaaagtacatgtaacattGTCTATGACTGACAGTTCACAACAAATATCTGATTCCGTCATTTCATAGTTGTTCAATGTGTATAAATAACGGAAATGTTTCTAATTAAAAGGAGCACAATAGACAACAAAACTTTTCAAGTTTGTACGTCTGGCGCTTCAGCACTTGAAACTTTTGTTTGCAGAGCAAATAGCTATTGGAGCGGCTTTAAACATTTCTCGCCTTTTTGACAGTCAAATTATCGGCGGACGATTTGTAAAACAACTCACTGTTGACTCAAAATATGATGTGGTTCACTTGGAAAGTTCTTTCTACAGCCAAAATATGACAAAGGAACTTCTTCACGTCCATTCTTATATCCGTGGGTATCATGCTTACTTGAGTATACGGGAGCCAAAAGTCGATGAGATGTACGCATTGAAACGAGAGCCGCAAAATAAGGATACTCGAATACCCAGAGTTACAAGACCTGGACGTGGCAAAAGCGCTTTGAAGCCGTATGCTCACCCTAATGAAATGATGGACGATTATGAAGTGATTGGACATTTACCTAAGTTGATGGCATTGTGGCTaaccaaattgttgaaacgGCCTACCAACAAAGGGAAAGTTACGGTAAAAGGGCAAGCGAGTTAACAGAGGTGTAGGTATTGCCTGGAAATCCCTTGCGAGTATAGGGTTAAAGGCTATTCATTCTCCATCACATGGCTAAAGAACAAGCTAATTGAAGAGGAATTTCTAGCTGAAGAGTGAAGCATATCTTCAAAACGATCATTTCTTTGCGTTTGTGATTTTGTACtctacttaaaggggctagctcacgcaattttaggcaatttcagcactgatcgaatggtcatagaattaactaaaatatcaaagtaactgttcaaaactatagaagaactctaacaaaacacagggaagccaagaagggacatggatggacacaactggagaggattgaaatggattggatttgggtaaatttgaaaaacgtcggcctaccttttttcaaatttatatcagtctatatcaaaatgtcatttacacagctggaaaatcattctcagttgttttgtggccgtgattttgcaaatgaaagactcttgctctgctaatttgacgtttagagctcataattaacaacattaaacaaaattacctaaaatagcgtgacctagcccctttaaaggaCATGTCAtagttcaacattttttttttattatgattTGTTTTCTTGTCAATATATCAATATATCAATGTCAATCAATCTTCCATTAGGTTCCTTCACCAATAGTTCTAGATTTTGATTAAAAGTGAATTGACTACTATAAACTTATGTGGTGAGTCTGTGCATATTGAAACACATTTAACAATAGTGAATGGTCAGCAGTCCGATGTCGCAAAGGTCAATTGTGGGATTCCACAAGGGTCCGTCCTGGGCCCAACATTGTTGCTGGCGAGCCATAGCGAGGCAGCACACTATTTTGTACAATAGGGCGAAATCGGCAAAATTTGTCGGATGTAAGATCGGAGACATGCGCAGTCGATTCCGTTTTTGATATCCGGGGTTCTTGTGATCCGGGACTGTTCGTGTCCGGGACTCCTGTGAAGTGCGCATCTTCTGAGTGCACGTGAAAATTTGAAGCCCTTTTCCTTCGTCGCCGCTGCGGTCATTCAAGCTTCGTCAAGGACAGCAAATTGAGGTGAGGGTTCTTGTGATCCGGGACTGTTCGTGTCCGGGACTCCTGTGAAGTGCGCATCTTCTGAGTGCACGTGAAAATTTGAAGCCCTTTTCCTTCGTCGCCGCTGCGGTCATTCAAGCTTCGTCAAGGACAGCAAATTGAGGTGCACGTGAGTTTTAAAAATATAGATGTCTTTAATTGGTTGTGGAAGTATTCATCAAGGTCATGAACGGTTTAGTGATGATTCTCCAGGAAGACAAGAGATTTTTATGTGTCCAGCTGCTCTATTATGTGAGCAATTTTTGCCGATTCGCGAATGGAGGTGCCAAGATATCGATCAAGTCTTACTTCATGGagatcatttttttctcagcagtGAATTGTTAGACAAAAATGCTTCTATTCGAAGTAAACTGCCGACTGCAGCTTGCTGGTCTCGGGAGATAACAGAGGAAAATTTGAAGCAAACCTGCTTTATGTCGAAAGCGAAAGCGACTTCGGTGCCACAGCTGGGAAATCATTCACAGTATTCTTCGCACGTGGGGGCGTTGAATTTGATCGATGAGTCAAAATCTCTGCCCGTTGAGGCAAATAATTCAACCATTaagtcgctggtacagaccgaacgcagtgaggtctgtactggcgacctcggtcaagattctcccatacagacctcccgctcggttaataagaactaaatatatTTCACGGGTCAAGTGAAATCACTCTAATATTTTCGAGagctaaaaaaacaagaaaacctaTGTACATTAAACACCTTGAGTATAATATTTAcgtaatatgtcaaaaacgagtgcgagtgtttcatcaggggttccaaacaccgagaaacagatgaaagcacgaggccgcaggccgagtgcttttattgtttcgaggtgtttggaacccctgatgaaacacgaagcacgagtttttgacatGACTTCTCAATCACGCctaaaaatacaatacaataaggCATGCAAAAATAACGTATTCCCTGCGGGAATAGTAAATAGCTCATGCAAGTCCCTGCCTGTATTTCGAAAGCCGTTTGTCCCATGTTAGCAGTGTTTTATTGCATTTGATGGTTATGGctgagaagaagaaaggaagacCGAGTCGTTTTCGTTTGCCGAAAAGTGCATATGAGGAACAAGTCCTAGCTGATGAAGCTGTTCCATCTTCTACAAAGTACAAAAACAAATGGGCTTTAAAACTGTTTCGGGAATGGCAGCAGCAAAGGGAGATGAAAGTACCGATTTTAGATCCCGGTGGTCTTTTCAAAGATTATGAATTGTACAAGGTTACTCCTGTTAGTTGCGAAATAGAGGATATGGATGCCATATCTCTTAACTACTGGCTCACGAAGTTTGTAAGGGAAGTCGCCAAAGATTCAGGGGAAAGGTATCCACCCAGAACTGTGTACGGGATAGTGTGTGGTGTGAAGCGTCATTTGGGAGACAAAAATGGCGACGAAGCATTGAATCCACTTGATGCTCATGATAAAAGGTACGGGAAATTAAGCACgttgtttttgcttgtttggTATTATTTATTTCGGGAAtagtttcagtttttatttaaaGTAACATGCTCTTGTTTAATGCTGCGTTCCACGAGGGAACTTTCCAGAATTGTAATTTCCACGTTGTGAATAACTTTTCGAAGTATGGTAGAGAATAATTGATTGCGTGGTATCGAATGGTAATTGAGGTTgctaattaaaattcaagtgtCGTGATCAGTGTTTTCATCAGTTTTTGAAGTAACCGGAGTAATCTTGATCTCgattttcattgggtatcaagatacatgcacctgaccaaaatggggcactccgattggcttataacCATATGagtaattaatgagtttgagaaagaTATATCTATATCTAAACCAAAAGGTagctaataaaataaatttaagtaTCCTCTTGTTTAACGCTCCCACCTTATCCGTATTGCGTTCCCCGCAAAAATGCCAGACAATAGAGCTGTAGTAAAAATGTGGTAAAATATTGAAAAGCTTAACAAAGGTGTCTCTGGGTATACGTTTTAAAAAGCGCAACATAACATTGAATTGattattgatttttttgcaCACATTAGATATATGACTAGAATAACCGAGCTATTTTATTCCAAAAATCTGTCAAGTATTCTTTACTGGCAAGGAAAAAGTATAATCCGTATCGCCGAGGACCCGGCCTTGGTGCTTGCTCTCATCACGTAACATCCCATTGTGATGGTACCACTGCTTGCTTGGCCACTCAGACGTTATGAACTACGCATGCATCTAAAGTCCCTGGATCGACATGGGAGAAGTAGACCTGATGATCGTCAGGATAAGCATTCATACTGGCCTTTTTGAAATGGAAGAAGAtatcattaataaaaatgttgagTAACATTGGACCTAACACAATTCCCTGTGGCACCCCACGTGTAACGCTATCCCAGGAAGAATAGGTGTCATCGTCCTTAACTCTCTGAGATCTACCAGAGAAGAGCGCAACTAGCGTCATCCATGCCATAGGCCCTGAGCTCGGAAAGAAGGAGTGGATACTGAATAACATCAAACGCTTTGGAGAGATCCATAGAGACTATCGCAACGACTTCACACTTGTCACTCATCCTCCAGCAAAGGACTGTTAAAATGAATAGCGCTTGCATAGCGTTATCTCGCATCAAGGAGCGAAGCGGGCTTTGAAAGGCtttgaaaaaaacgttttgaagcgtGTTTTCAAGCGTCTGAGAGCGCGTTTTGAAGGAGTTTGAAAAAAGCATTTTGAAGCGTGTTCTCAAGACTCTGAGAGCGCGTTTTGAAAGCGTTTAAAAAGGAGTTTTGAAACGTGTTTTTAAGCGTCTGGGAGCGCGTTTTGAAGTCGtttgaaaaaaaccttttgaagCTTGTTTTCAAGCGTCTGCGAGTGCGTGTTGAAGGCGTGAAAAAAGGTTAAAGACTTTTGAAAAAACCTTTTGAAGCGTG
It includes:
- the LOC138031275 gene encoding zinc finger MYM-type protein 3-like isoform X2 → MVMAEKKKGRPSRFRLPKSAYEEQVLADEAVPSSTKYKNKWALKLFREWQQQREMKVPILDPGGLFKDYELYKVTPVSCEIEDMDAISLNYWLTKFVREVAKDSGERYPPRTVYGIVCGVKRHLGDKNGDEALNPLDAHDKRSP
- the LOC138031275 gene encoding zinc finger MYM-type protein 3-like isoform X1; translated protein: MVMAEKKKGRPSRFRLPKSAYEEQVLADEAVPSSTKYKNKWALKLFREWQQQREMKVPILDPGGLFKDYELYKVTPVSCEIEDMDAISLNYWLTKFVREVAKDSGERYPPRTVYGIVCGVKRHLGDKNGDEALNPLDAHDKRYMTRITELFYSKNLSSILYWQGKSIIRIAEDPALVLALIT